Proteins from a single region of Starkeya sp. ORNL1:
- a CDS encoding D-TA family PLP-dependent enzyme, translating into MADPTQRPAGPSTPAVLIDLDIARRNIRRFQDYADAHGLTVRPHIKTHKLPAIARMQLAAGAVGITCQKVSEAEAMVAGAPDLSDVLITYNIVGAEKLSRLAALARRVTLGVVADSAAVVEGLSSAFAAEPSPLRVLVECNTGADRCGVATPEEAAALARRIAASPGLRFGGLMTYPPANGVAAVETFMTKAKMLIEAEGLPVEVITSGGTPSMMSAAQAPVTTEYRPGTYVYNDRSLVARGVCGWEDCALTVLATVVSVPAANRAIIDAGSKTLTSDLLGLTGYGHVLGRPDIAIDQLSEEHGRLVSEGPIGLIVSETVRVVPNHACVVTNMVDEVHVVEGGRLTGTWAVVARGHIT; encoded by the coding sequence ATGGCCGACCCGACGCAGCGCCCCGCCGGCCCGAGCACCCCGGCGGTGCTGATCGACCTCGATATTGCCCGCCGCAACATCCGGCGGTTCCAGGACTATGCCGATGCGCATGGGTTGACGGTCCGCCCGCACATCAAGACGCACAAGCTGCCGGCCATCGCTCGGATGCAGCTTGCGGCCGGTGCGGTCGGCATCACCTGCCAGAAGGTCTCCGAGGCGGAGGCGATGGTCGCCGGCGCGCCGGACCTCTCCGACGTACTGATCACCTACAATATCGTCGGCGCGGAGAAGCTTTCCCGCCTCGCGGCGCTGGCGCGGCGCGTTACGCTCGGTGTGGTCGCGGACAGCGCGGCGGTGGTCGAGGGGCTGTCTTCGGCTTTCGCCGCCGAGCCTTCGCCGCTGAGGGTTCTCGTCGAGTGCAATACCGGCGCCGACCGCTGCGGCGTGGCGACGCCGGAGGAGGCGGCCGCGCTCGCCCGCCGCATCGCTGCATCGCCCGGGCTCCGCTTCGGCGGGCTGATGACCTATCCCCCCGCCAATGGCGTGGCGGCAGTCGAGACCTTCATGACGAAGGCGAAGATGCTGATCGAGGCGGAAGGCTTGCCGGTCGAGGTGATCACCTCAGGCGGCACGCCCTCGATGATGTCGGCCGCGCAGGCCCCGGTGACGACGGAGTACCGCCCAGGGACCTATGTCTATAATGACCGCTCGCTGGTCGCGCGCGGCGTCTGCGGCTGGGAGGACTGCGCGCTCACCGTGCTCGCCACCGTCGTTTCCGTCCCGGCGGCCAACCGTGCCATCATCGATGCCGGCAGCAAGACGCTGACCTCCGACCTCCTGGGCCTTACCGGCTACGGCCATGTGCTCGGCCGGCCGGACATCGCCATCGACCAGTTGTCCGAGGAGCACGGCCGGCTGGTCAGCGAGGGGCCGATCGGCCTCATCGTGAGCGAGACGGTCCGCGTCGTGCCGAACCATGCCTGTGTAGTCACCAACATGGTCGACGAGGTCCATGTCGTGGAAGGCGGCCGGCTCACCGGCACCTGGGCGGTCGTGGCGCGCGGGCACATCACCTGA
- a CDS encoding transporter substrate-binding domain-containing protein, whose protein sequence is MSMTLRAGAIALASAILLSATPGFAQQQSGSTLDKILARGHLIVGSGSTNPPWHFKGADDKLQGFDIDMGHIIAKALFDDPNKVEYVNQSSDARIPNITTGKVDITCQFMTVTGARAQQVAFTIPYYREGVGLMMKAGGPYADFAALKAAGAKVTIAVLQNVYAEAMVHAALPEAKVDQYDSQDLIYQALNSGRADAVATDQSSIAWFMTQNQGRYVDAGYGWNPQTYACAVKRGDQDWLNFVNTALHEAMTGVEFDTYAKSFKTWFGKDLPPPQIGFPIEFK, encoded by the coding sequence ATGAGCATGACTCTTCGCGCCGGCGCCATCGCGCTGGCCTCGGCAATCCTTCTCTCCGCCACACCGGGCTTCGCGCAGCAGCAGTCCGGGAGCACGCTCGACAAGATCCTGGCCCGCGGCCACCTGATCGTCGGCAGCGGCAGCACCAACCCGCCCTGGCACTTCAAGGGCGCGGACGACAAGCTGCAGGGCTTCGACATCGACATGGGCCACATCATCGCCAAGGCGCTGTTCGACGACCCGAACAAGGTCGAGTACGTCAACCAGTCCTCGGACGCCCGCATCCCCAACATCACCACCGGCAAGGTCGACATCACCTGCCAGTTCATGACGGTGACCGGCGCGCGCGCCCAGCAGGTCGCCTTCACGATTCCCTATTACCGGGAAGGCGTCGGCCTGATGATGAAGGCGGGCGGTCCCTATGCAGACTTCGCCGCGCTGAAGGCGGCGGGCGCCAAGGTCACCATCGCGGTGCTGCAGAACGTCTATGCCGAGGCCATGGTGCACGCGGCGCTGCCCGAGGCGAAGGTCGACCAGTACGACTCCCAGGACCTCATCTATCAGGCGCTGAATTCCGGCCGCGCCGACGCGGTCGCCACCGACCAGTCCTCCATCGCCTGGTTCATGACGCAGAACCAGGGTCGCTATGTCGACGCCGGCTATGGCTGGAACCCGCAGACCTATGCCTGCGCGGTCAAGCGCGGCGACCAGGACTGGCTGAACTTCGTCAACACGGCGCTGCATGAGGCGATGACGGGCGTCGAGTTCGACACCTACGCCAAGTCCTTCAAGACCTGGTTCGGCAAGGACCTGCCGCCGCCGCAGATCGGCTTCCCGATCGAGTTCAAGTGA
- a CDS encoding amino acid ABC transporter permease, which yields MGYTLNFAAVWRSFDDLLLGLLLSLQLAIVSLLIGAVIGLAVAFALTGGPVWVRRPAGFYVTLIRNLPILVLVLFTYFALPQLGLRLDKISSFVATLSIYSGAYLAEVFRAGLLMVPNGLREAGLAIGLTPMQIRFSIVMPLMFRNVLPSLSSTMISLFKDTSLAAAIAVPELTFEARKINVESFRVVEVWIVASGLYVATCAVLAALMRLVERRLSVPR from the coding sequence ATGGGGTATACGCTCAATTTCGCCGCGGTCTGGCGCAGCTTCGACGATCTTCTGCTCGGACTGCTGCTCAGCCTCCAGCTGGCGATCGTCTCGTTGCTTATCGGTGCCGTCATCGGGCTCGCCGTGGCGTTCGCGCTGACCGGCGGGCCGGTGTGGGTCCGCCGCCCGGCCGGCTTCTACGTCACGCTGATCCGCAACCTGCCGATCCTCGTGCTGGTGCTCTTCACCTATTTCGCCCTGCCTCAGCTCGGCCTGCGGCTCGACAAGATATCGAGCTTCGTGGCGACGCTCTCGATCTATTCCGGCGCATACCTCGCGGAGGTGTTCCGTGCTGGATTGCTGATGGTGCCCAACGGCCTGCGCGAGGCGGGGCTCGCCATCGGCCTCACGCCGATGCAGATCCGCTTCTCCATCGTGATGCCGCTAATGTTCCGCAACGTGCTGCCGTCGCTGTCCTCGACGATGATCTCGCTGTTCAAGGACACCTCGCTGGCTGCGGCCATCGCCGTGCCGGAGCTCACCTTCGAGGCACGCAAGATCAATGTCGAAAGCTTCCGCGTTGTCGAGGTGTGGATCGTCGCCTCCGGCCTCTACGTCGCGACCTGCGCCGTGCTCGCCGCCCTGATGCGGCTGGTCGAGCGCCGGCTCTCGGTGCCGAGGTGA
- a CDS encoding amino acid ABC transporter permease, with amino-acid sequence MSDLSIFLDEVWIARFALLKGLGVTVSISLLSILVGSALGVLVGLCLTYGHPVVRLIVRAYTDFVRGTPVLVLVLASYYILSTVGIDLGPFQAGVLALSVFCSSHVGEIVRGALQAVPHGQTEAAKAIGLTFGQTFTSVLWPQALRQVLPTWVNTAAEMVKASTLLSVIGVAELLLRTQEIISRNFLSLQFYFLAGFLYFVINYGIERLGKYVERKTAVPS; translated from the coding sequence ATGAGCGATCTCTCCATCTTCCTCGACGAGGTCTGGATCGCGCGGTTCGCCCTGCTGAAGGGCCTGGGCGTGACCGTTTCGATCTCGCTGCTGTCGATCCTAGTCGGCTCCGCCCTCGGCGTGCTGGTCGGGCTCTGCCTCACCTACGGCCACCCCGTGGTCCGCCTCATCGTGCGTGCGTACACCGATTTCGTGCGCGGCACGCCGGTGCTCGTCCTGGTGCTGGCGAGCTACTACATCCTCTCCACCGTCGGCATCGATCTCGGGCCGTTCCAGGCCGGTGTGCTGGCCCTCTCGGTGTTCTGCTCCTCGCATGTCGGCGAGATCGTGCGCGGCGCGCTGCAGGCGGTCCCGCACGGGCAGACCGAGGCGGCGAAGGCGATCGGTCTGACCTTCGGCCAGACCTTCACCTCCGTGCTGTGGCCGCAGGCGCTGCGGCAGGTGCTGCCGACCTGGGTCAACACCGCCGCCGAGATGGTGAAGGCCTCGACCCTGCTCTCGGTCATCGGGGTGGCGGAGCTATTGCTGCGCACGCAGGAGATCATCTCGCGCAACTTCCTGAGCCTGCAGTTCTATTTCCTCGCCGGCTTCCTCTATTTCGTCATCAATTATGGCATCGAGCGCCTCGGCAAATATGTCGAGCGCAAGACCGCCGTTCCGTCATGA
- a CDS encoding amino acid ABC transporter ATP-binding protein, which yields MGKPLLEIQNLHKRYGAVEVLKGVDCTMHQGEVISIIGSSGSGKTTLLRCINMLEEFQGGRILLEGEEIGYEETPAGRRRKSEKHIARQRALTGMAFQQFNLFPHLTAAGNIMLGLVKVKKMAREEARALAETWLARVGLAERADRYPGQLSGGQQQRVAIARAIAMNPRLMLFDEVTSALDPELVGEVLQVIKALAADGMSMLLVTHEMRFAFEVSSRVIFMNKGVIGEEGDPKDMFVRPKTERLAEFLKSSSFN from the coding sequence ATGGGCAAGCCGCTTCTCGAAATCCAGAACCTGCACAAGCGCTATGGCGCGGTCGAGGTGCTGAAGGGCGTCGACTGCACCATGCACCAGGGCGAGGTGATCTCCATCATCGGCTCGTCAGGCTCGGGCAAGACCACGCTGCTGCGCTGCATCAACATGCTCGAGGAGTTCCAGGGCGGGCGCATCCTGCTGGAAGGCGAGGAGATCGGCTACGAGGAGACGCCCGCGGGGCGCCGCCGCAAGAGCGAGAAGCACATCGCCCGCCAGCGCGCGCTCACCGGCATGGCCTTCCAGCAGTTCAACCTGTTCCCGCATCTGACGGCGGCCGGCAATATCATGCTCGGCCTCGTCAAGGTGAAGAAGATGGCTCGCGAAGAGGCCCGAGCGCTGGCCGAGACCTGGCTCGCCCGCGTCGGGCTCGCCGAGCGTGCCGACCGCTATCCGGGCCAGCTCTCCGGCGGCCAGCAGCAGCGTGTGGCCATCGCCCGCGCCATCGCCATGAACCCGCGCCTCATGCTGTTCGACGAGGTGACCTCCGCGCTCGACCCGGAACTGGTCGGCGAGGTGCTTCAGGTCATCAAGGCGCTGGCCGCGGACGGCATGAGCATGCTGCTCGTCACCCACGAGATGCGCTTCGCCTTCGAGGTCTCCAGCCGGGTCATCTTCATGAACAAGGGGGTGATCGGCGAGGAGGGCGATCCGAAAGACATGTTCGTCAGGCCGAAGACCGAACGGCTGGCGGAATTCCTGAAGTCTTCGAGTTTCAACTGA
- a CDS encoding RidA family protein, protein MTITRYGAGETGAGGQALPFARAVQANGWLYVSGQVAMKKGEIVSGGIIPESRKAIENMIAILKEAGYGIEDIVRIGVWLDDPRDFWSFNGVYAEYFGNHPPARACVQSSMMVDCKVEIDCVAYRADKV, encoded by the coding sequence ATGACCATCACACGATACGGCGCCGGCGAGACCGGTGCGGGCGGCCAGGCGCTGCCCTTCGCCCGAGCCGTCCAGGCCAATGGCTGGCTCTATGTGTCCGGCCAGGTGGCGATGAAGAAGGGCGAGATCGTCTCCGGCGGCATCATCCCCGAGAGCCGCAAGGCGATCGAGAACATGATCGCCATCCTCAAGGAGGCGGGCTACGGGATCGAGGACATCGTGCGGATCGGGGTCTGGCTCGACGACCCACGCGACTTCTGGAGCTTCAATGGCGTCTATGCCGAGTATTTCGGGAACCATCCGCCGGCACGCGCTTGCGTCCAGTCCAGCATGATGGTCGATTGCAAGGTCGAAATCGACTGCGTCGCCTACCGCGCGGACAAGGTCTGA
- a CDS encoding IclR family transcriptional regulator, which yields MKGVAADPVAKRTRGLDRAFEILEFLRGRRQPMRPNEIASAIGAPRSSVYELVNLLLRHGMLEYSGGDGRVFLGRRLYFLGTAYSAQFDLMRECAALLERLAEETRETSQMCMLDGNKYTVAMMREGVRTFRISSDVGELVPIPWTASGRLLVSHMSDAEILDFIPPGDFILPNGRELDPAQFIAEVRRAMADGYFTFNSTVENFTYCFAVPVFQADGVCIATLCLVTPREDGLRHRDPYLGSLLTAAGELSEQLGYLAADKGSRRPAGAGALRPAGEPARRKL from the coding sequence ATGAAGGGTGTGGCCGCGGATCCTGTCGCGAAGCGCACGCGCGGCCTCGACCGTGCCTTCGAGATCCTCGAATTCCTGCGCGGCCGGCGCCAGCCGATGCGGCCGAACGAGATCGCGAGCGCGATCGGCGCGCCGCGCTCCTCGGTCTATGAGCTCGTCAATCTGCTGCTGCGCCACGGCATGCTCGAATATTCGGGCGGGGACGGGCGGGTCTTCCTCGGCCGCAGGCTCTATTTCCTCGGCACGGCCTATTCCGCGCAGTTCGACCTGATGCGCGAATGCGCCGCGCTGCTGGAGCGCCTCGCCGAGGAGACTCGCGAGACCTCCCAGATGTGCATGCTGGACGGCAACAAATACACCGTCGCCATGATGCGCGAGGGCGTGCGCACCTTCCGTATCTCGTCCGATGTCGGCGAGCTCGTTCCGATCCCGTGGACGGCGTCCGGCCGCCTGCTCGTCAGCCATATGAGCGACGCGGAGATCCTCGATTTCATCCCGCCGGGGGATTTCATCCTGCCCAATGGCCGAGAACTCGATCCGGCCCAGTTCATCGCCGAGGTCCGGCGGGCGATGGCGGACGGCTATTTCACCTTCAACAGCACGGTGGAGAACTTCACCTATTGCTTCGCTGTTCCGGTGTTCCAGGCGGACGGCGTCTGCATCGCCACATTGTGCCTCGTCACCCCCAGGGAAGACGGATTGCGGCATCGCGACCCCTATCTCGGCAGCCTGCTCACGGCAGCCGGCGAGTTGTCGGAGCAGCTCGGCTACCTTGCCGCGGACAAGGGATCACGCCGCCCGGCTGGCGCCGGAGCGCTGCGCCCGGCCGGGGAGCCGGCCCGCCGCAAGCTTTGA
- a CDS encoding MFS transporter, with protein sequence MKLNPPLLALAAGAFGIGVTEFAPMGLLPVIAGDLGVSIPSAGLLISAYAVGVMLGAPLMTLTTGRVPRRALLISLMAIFTIGNLMAALSTSYEMLLAARLITSLNHGAFFGVGSIVAASLVPENRRAGAVAAMFMGLTTANVVGVPLATWAGDLIGWRAAFWGIAVLGVVAMTSLRLTLPNTPAEAAGDMISELKVLGRPPVLLALALTVLSSTAMFTVFTYIAPILQQETQASIGFVTAMLVTYGVGLTFGNWLGGRFADRSVDRTLIVTLAALIALLVAFAAAMPFAAPSAVLIFLWGVASFALVPPLQMRVMAAASDAPNLASSVNIGAFNLGNAVGAALGGAVIAGGLGYPAVAVAGAVAAASGLSLVLFTAGRKAAVPVCGLP encoded by the coding sequence ATGAAACTCAATCCACCTCTTCTCGCGCTGGCCGCGGGCGCATTCGGCATCGGCGTGACTGAATTCGCGCCGATGGGCCTGCTGCCGGTGATCGCCGGCGATCTTGGCGTGTCGATCCCCAGTGCCGGACTGCTGATCAGCGCCTATGCCGTCGGCGTCATGCTGGGTGCGCCACTGATGACGCTCACGACCGGCCGGGTGCCGCGCCGTGCTTTGCTGATCAGCCTCATGGCGATCTTCACCATCGGCAACCTCATGGCGGCGCTGTCGACCAGCTACGAGATGCTGTTGGCGGCGCGGCTGATCACCTCGCTGAACCACGGCGCCTTCTTCGGTGTCGGCTCAATCGTCGCGGCCAGCCTGGTGCCGGAAAACAGGCGTGCCGGCGCGGTCGCCGCCATGTTCATGGGCCTGACCACTGCCAATGTCGTCGGCGTGCCGTTGGCCACCTGGGCCGGCGACCTGATCGGTTGGCGCGCGGCGTTCTGGGGCATCGCAGTGCTCGGCGTTGTCGCCATGACATCGCTGCGGCTGACGCTTCCCAATACTCCAGCTGAAGCGGCCGGCGACATGATCTCGGAACTGAAGGTGCTCGGCCGCCCCCCGGTGCTGCTGGCGCTGGCTCTCACCGTGCTGAGCTCTACCGCCATGTTCACGGTGTTCACCTATATCGCACCGATCCTGCAGCAGGAGACGCAGGCTTCCATCGGCTTCGTCACGGCTATGCTGGTGACCTATGGTGTCGGTCTCACTTTCGGCAACTGGCTGGGTGGCCGGTTCGCCGACCGCTCGGTGGACCGTACGCTTATCGTCACACTGGCCGCGCTGATCGCTCTGCTGGTGGCCTTCGCCGCGGCGATGCCGTTCGCCGCGCCCAGCGCCGTCCTGATCTTCCTGTGGGGGGTGGCGAGCTTCGCGCTGGTGCCACCGCTGCAGATGCGAGTGATGGCCGCCGCATCGGATGCGCCGAACCTCGCCTCATCGGTAAATATCGGCGCCTTCAACCTTGGCAACGCCGTGGGCGCGGCGCTGGGTGGCGCGGTCATCGCCGGCGGGCTGGGCTACCCCGCCGTCGCCGTCGCAGGCGCCGTGGCGGCCGCGTCCGGTCTGTCGCTGGTGCTGTTCACGGCTGGCCGCAAGGCAGCGGTCCCGGTCTGCGGCCTTCCCTGA
- a CDS encoding LysR family transcriptional regulator — protein MVMEGADRARELAVFSTIARTGSFSAAGRSLGLTPSAVSRTIDRIEARLGVRLLIRTTRALTLTAEGQSYLSAARRILADLDEAERVVADQGAPRGRLRVSAALSHGRLCVVPLLGDFVRQYPHILVDLSLTDTVVNVAAGQADVAIRFGPLADSALTARRIGETGRCVVASPAYLTRHGTPRVPEDLLQHNCLNFNFRRAEPGWPFRREGRDYALTVTGTIEANNGETLGQLALDGVGITRVGNFGVANDIAAGRLVSLLEAFNPGDVEPIHAVFVGGANMPARVRVFVDYLAERLR, from the coding sequence ATGGTGATGGAGGGTGCGGACCGCGCACGGGAGCTCGCAGTCTTCTCCACGATTGCGCGCACGGGCAGCTTCTCCGCCGCTGGCCGCTCGCTTGGCCTCACGCCATCAGCGGTCAGCCGGACCATTGACCGAATCGAGGCGCGTCTGGGCGTGCGATTACTTATCAGGACGACCCGCGCGCTGACCCTGACGGCGGAGGGCCAGAGCTATCTCAGCGCCGCCCGGCGCATCCTGGCGGACCTCGACGAGGCGGAGCGGGTCGTCGCTGATCAGGGCGCACCGCGCGGACGGCTGCGGGTGAGCGCTGCCCTCTCGCATGGCCGTCTTTGCGTCGTGCCTTTGCTGGGCGATTTCGTCCGCCAGTATCCGCATATCCTCGTCGATCTGAGCCTGACGGACACGGTCGTCAACGTCGCAGCGGGCCAAGCGGATGTTGCGATCAGGTTCGGTCCGCTGGCGGACAGCGCGTTGACGGCGCGGCGGATCGGCGAGACCGGTCGCTGCGTCGTGGCCTCGCCCGCCTATCTGACGCGGCACGGCACACCGCGGGTGCCGGAGGACCTGCTCCAGCACAATTGCCTGAACTTCAATTTCCGCCGTGCCGAGCCGGGATGGCCGTTCCGCCGGGAAGGGCGCGATTATGCACTGACCGTGACCGGGACCATCGAAGCCAATAATGGCGAGACACTGGGACAGCTTGCATTGGACGGCGTGGGAATAACGCGCGTCGGCAATTTCGGCGTCGCCAACGACATCGCGGCCGGCCGTCTCGTATCCCTCCTGGAAGCCTTCAATCCGGGCGACGTTGAGCCGATCCATGCCGTCTTTGTTGGCGGCGCCAACATGCCCGCGCGCGTGCGCGTCTTCGTCGACTATCTGGCCGAACGCCTACGCTGA
- the recA gene encoding recombinase RecA translates to MTQATLRLVEGSSMDKAKALDAALTQIERHFGKGSIMRLGKNDKVMEIETVSTGSLGLDIALGVGGLPRGRVVEIFGPESSGKTTLALHTIAEAQKKGGICAFIDAEHALDPIYARKLGVDLDNLLISQPDAGEQALEIADTLVRSGAVDVLVVDSVAALTPRAELDGEMGDSQPGMQARLMSQALRKLTASISKSNTMVIFINQIRMKIGVMYGSPETTTGGNALKFYASVRLDIRRIGSIKERDEVVGNQTRVKVVKNKLAPPFKQVEFDIMYGEGVSKMGELIDLGVKAGVVEKSGAWFSYDSQRLGQGRENAKNFLRQNPDVSGRIEATIRQNAGLIAEQILAGSGEEDDSDGDGE, encoded by the coding sequence ATGACTCAAGCGACGTTGCGACTCGTCGAAGGATCTTCCATGGACAAGGCCAAGGCGCTGGATGCAGCGCTCACCCAGATCGAGCGGCATTTCGGCAAAGGCTCGATCATGCGGCTCGGCAAAAACGACAAGGTCATGGAGATCGAGACGGTCTCGACCGGCTCGCTCGGGCTTGATATCGCGCTCGGCGTCGGCGGCCTGCCGCGCGGGCGCGTGGTCGAGATCTTTGGACCGGAATCTTCCGGCAAGACCACGCTGGCGCTGCACACCATTGCCGAGGCCCAGAAGAAGGGCGGCATCTGCGCCTTCATCGACGCCGAGCACGCGCTCGATCCGATCTATGCCCGCAAGCTCGGGGTCGATCTCGACAATCTCTTGATCTCCCAGCCGGATGCCGGTGAGCAGGCGCTGGAGATCGCCGACACTCTGGTGCGCTCCGGCGCGGTCGATGTGCTGGTGGTGGATTCGGTGGCCGCGCTCACTCCGCGCGCCGAGCTCGACGGCGAGATGGGCGACAGCCAGCCCGGCATGCAGGCGCGGCTGATGAGCCAGGCACTGCGCAAGCTCACCGCCTCGATCTCCAAGTCCAACACCATGGTGATCTTCATCAACCAGATCCGCATGAAGATCGGGGTGATGTACGGCAGCCCGGAGACCACGACGGGCGGCAACGCGCTGAAATTCTATGCCTCGGTCCGGCTCGATATCCGCCGCATCGGCTCGATCAAGGAGCGCGACGAGGTGGTCGGCAACCAGACCCGAGTCAAGGTGGTGAAGAACAAGCTGGCGCCGCCGTTCAAGCAGGTCGAGTTCGACATCATGTATGGCGAGGGCGTCTCCAAGATGGGCGAACTGATCGACCTCGGCGTGAAGGCCGGCGTGGTCGAGAAGTCCGGCGCCTGGTTCTCCTATGACAGCCAGCGCCTCGGCCAGGGCCGCGAGAACGCCAAGAACTTCCTGCGTCAGAATCCCGACGTCTCCGGCCGTATCGAAGCGACCATCCGCCAGAATGCCGGCCTCATCGCCGAGCAGATCCTCGCCGGCAGCGGCGAAGAGGATGACAGCGACGGCGACGGCGAATGA